AAAGCGGTTCATTATCTGCCGCCTTACCGTCCCGAGCATAAGCTGAAACTGATGGATTGGTTGGGTATTCCCCCTACACGTCAGGAAGGTTCTGTTCCATTCATCCGTGCCGTTATCGCCCAACGTAATTATAAATCTGCTGAAGAAATTGTAGAAATAGAGAAGGCTTGCGATGTAACTGCCGATATGCACATCACCGCCATGAAAGTGCTTCGTCCGGGCATGTATGAATACGAGGTGGTAGCGGAAATGAACCGGGTGGCCGAATCTAACAACTGCCAGCTTTCGTTCGCCACCATTGCCACTATCAACGGACAGACCTTACACAACCATTATCATGGGAATAAAGTAAAATCGGGTGATCTGTTTCTAATTGACGCAGGCGCAGAAGTAGAATCAGGCTATGCAGGCGATATGTCGTCTACCATTCCTGCCGACAAAAAGTTTACAGCCCGTCAGCGCGAAGTATACGAGATCCAGAATGCGATGCATTTGGAATCTGTAAAAGCTCTTCGTCCGGGTATTCCTTATATGGACGTATACGAACTGTCTGCCCGTGTCATGGTAGACGGGATGAAGACACTCGGATTGATGAAAGGAAATACGGAAGATGCGGTCCGCGAAGGTGCCCATGCGCTATTTTATCCTCATGGATTAGGACACATGATGGGACTGGACGTACACGATATGGAAAATCTGGGAGAAATATGGGTAGGATATAATGGCCAGCCGAAGAGCACACAGTTCGGTCGCAAATCGCAACGTCTCGCCATTCCGTTGGAACCGGGATTTGTACACACAGTAGAACCGGGTATTTATTTTATTCCGGAATTGATCGACATATGGAAAGCAGAAAAGAAATTTACTGATTTTATCAACTATGAAGTAGTGGAGACTTATAAGGACTTCGGCGGTATCCGTAATGAGGAAGATTATCTGATTACAGAAACCGGCGCCCGCCGGTTAGGCAAGAAAATTCCTTTGACACCGGAAGAGGTGGAAGCTTTAAGATAAAAACAATGAATAACACCATGAAAAGACTACTTTTATCTGTATGGCTATTGTCACTTACTTTACTGTCCGCCGTAGCTGAAAACTATCCTTATAAAAGCGATGTGCTTTGGGTCACCGTGCCCAATCATGCCGACTGGCTTTATAAAACCGGAGAAAAGGCAACTGTGGAAGTACAATTCTATAAATACGGTATTCCCAGGGATAATGTAACCGTCACTTATGAAATAGGTGGTGATATGATGCCTGTTGCCGATACAAAAGGAAGTGTAACTTTAAAGAATGGCAGGGGGATGATTCCCGTGGGCACAATGAAAGAGCCGGGATTCCGCGACTGTCGCCTGAAAGCAACCGTAGATGGAAAGACCTATTCACATCATATAAAAGTAGGATTTTCACCGGAGAAACTTCGCCCATATACAACCATGCCTTCCGATTTCAAGGAATTTTGGGAAAAGGCAAAAGCGGAACAAAAGGAGTTTCCCCTAACGTATACCAAAGAACATGTCGAAAAATATTCCACTGATAAAATAGACTGTTATCTCGTAAAATTGCAGCTGAACAAACGTGGACAATGCGTCTACGGATATTTATTCTACCCGAAAAAAGAAGGAAAGTTTCCGGTTGTCTTGTGCCCTCCGGGAGCTGGTATCAAAACCATCAAAGAGCCTCTACGCCATAAATATTATGCAGAGCAAGGATGCATCCGTTTTGAGTTCGAGATACACGGCCTGAATCCGGAAATGACTGATGAAGAATTTAAAGAAATCAGCAACGCTTTCAATGGCAGAGAAAACGGCTATCTGACCAATGGGCTCGACAGTCGTGATAATTACTATATGAAGCGGGTATATCTGGCCTGCGTACGCGGTATCGACTTTCTAACGTCCCTACCGGAATGGGATGGCAAAAATGTGATCGCACAAGGAGGTAGCCAGGGAGGCGCCCTGGCATTAATCGCTGCCGGACTGGATGAACGGGTGACAGCCTGTGTCGCCAATCATCCCGCATTAAGCGATATGGCAGGCTATAAAGCCGGACGTGCCGGTGGATATCCGCATTTCTTTAGAAATTCGGTGGATATGGATACCCCCGAGAAAATAAAGACAATGGCCTATTATGATGTAGTGAACTTTGCTAAATTGATAAAAGCAGACACCTATATAACATGGGGATTCAATGATGACACCTGTCCTCCGACCACCAGTTATATTGTATACAATGTACTAAACTGTCCGAAAGAAGCCCTGATTACTCCTATTAATGAGCATTGGACCTCTAACGATACGGAGTATGGACATCTGCTTTGGATAAAGAAGCATTTGAAATAAAGAATCAATCATTCCATCTGGATACGGGCAACTCTTTTTTCCCATAACCTTTCTTCCAGGCATACGCTTTTCTCTTTCGGAGATAAAGCGTATCGCCACAATGTTTTATCGCCTCCCAATTAAATATAGAATGGTGGCAGATGATCTTTTCAAACCAATAAAGCAGGTCATAAGTTATGAATGGTAGTATCATACACCACCATGAAAACAGCAAAGACAAAATCAACGCTGGTATCAGAGTCAAAGAAAAGCATTCCCAATATTGCTTTGCATGTATCCGTAACTCCATATCTTCCCAAACTTCCAGATATTTATACTGGGTAAAGAAAAACCAGCCTAACATAAAATAGTGTTTCTTTCCTTTTCCCAAGAACCACTTTGCTAAAAGACTATTATAAAAAATCATATTCACATTTTTTTTGTTGCATGCAGTCCTTTTATAACAGCAAAAGTAACCAAAGGTTCAATATTATAGTTTAGTATAACAGTCATTATACAGTATTCTCCCCTAAAGAATCCTATTCAAATATTGTTTATTTTGTATTCTCTTGCCTTACTACAACAAAAGGTAATTCATATTTCATGCAAAGAAAACACAAATAACGAATATATCCTAATTTTTATACTTAATATTTAAAGCTACTACCTCCCAAAAATTCACGCAACAAAGAGGTTGGTGGAATCTCCTTATCCTGTACCGGAACAAAATATTTGATAAACTTCAGTAACCGGTATGCTTCGCAATAT
The Bacteroides luhongzhouii DNA segment above includes these coding regions:
- a CDS encoding acetylxylan esterase, with the protein product MKRLLLSVWLLSLTLLSAVAENYPYKSDVLWVTVPNHADWLYKTGEKATVEVQFYKYGIPRDNVTVTYEIGGDMMPVADTKGSVTLKNGRGMIPVGTMKEPGFRDCRLKATVDGKTYSHHIKVGFSPEKLRPYTTMPSDFKEFWEKAKAEQKEFPLTYTKEHVEKYSTDKIDCYLVKLQLNKRGQCVYGYLFYPKKEGKFPVVLCPPGAGIKTIKEPLRHKYYAEQGCIRFEFEIHGLNPEMTDEEFKEISNAFNGRENGYLTNGLDSRDNYYMKRVYLACVRGIDFLTSLPEWDGKNVIAQGGSQGGALALIAAGLDERVTACVANHPALSDMAGYKAGRAGGYPHFFRNSVDMDTPEKIKTMAYYDVVNFAKLIKADTYITWGFNDDTCPPTTSYIVYNVLNCPKEALITPINEHWTSNDTEYGHLLWIKKHLK
- a CDS encoding aminopeptidase P family protein, translated to MFAKETYMQRRALLKKNLGSGVLLFLGNDECGLNYEDNTFRYRQDSTFLYYFGLSCAGLSAIIDIDEDKEIIFGDELSIDAIVWMGSQPTLHEKCERVGVKNLMPSAEITSYLHKCVQKGKAVHYLPPYRPEHKLKLMDWLGIPPTRQEGSVPFIRAVIAQRNYKSAEEIVEIEKACDVTADMHITAMKVLRPGMYEYEVVAEMNRVAESNNCQLSFATIATINGQTLHNHYHGNKVKSGDLFLIDAGAEVESGYAGDMSSTIPADKKFTARQREVYEIQNAMHLESVKALRPGIPYMDVYELSARVMVDGMKTLGLMKGNTEDAVREGAHALFYPHGLGHMMGLDVHDMENLGEIWVGYNGQPKSTQFGRKSQRLAIPLEPGFVHTVEPGIYFIPELIDIWKAEKKFTDFINYEVVETYKDFGGIRNEEDYLITETGARRLGKKIPLTPEEVEALR